The genome window CTTGCTTTGATTCTTAACCTTTTTAggcgatttttcttttttgtaacaaGCGCGAGAGCTAATGTGAACGCAAATTTTTCTAATGGAATCGTAAGTCTTACCGCATAGCTTACATTTAAATGGATTGCGATCAGGATGCAGACGCTGCACATGGGCCACCATGTTTTTCTTATAATTGAAGCTCTTACTACAGAACTCACAACTAAAAGGGTTGGGATTTGCATGTAAAGCAACATGTAGGTCACGATATGCAGACACTGCAAACACTTCACTGCATATGTTACAGCTGTACTTTTTTTCTCTGAAACTCTTTCCTTTGTGGATTTTCTTATGGGTTCTTAAACCCTTATCTGAGCCGAAACCCTTGTCGCATTGCTTGCACTTATAGGGTCTAGCACCAGTGTGAGTATTTAAATGATCACTCAAActctttttggttttaaattctTTATCGCAAAACTTACATCGATGAGGCTTTTCGTTACTATGACTTTTCATGTGATTATATAAGCCAGCAAACTGTGCAAAGGTATTACCACAAGTCTGACACTCAAATGGTTTTTCTCCCGTATGGGTCCTCATATGCTCGGTCAATCTGATCCTCGTGAAAAAATTTCTTCGGCAGATTTCACATTCGTGTGTTCCCTTCTGAATGTGTTTTTTTACGTGAGTTGCATATCCACTTCtactttcaagttttttattacAGATTTTACACTCAAACAATTTTTCTGGGATTTGCTTATTCTCTTTTCTAAGGTGCACTTTCATATGATAATTTAAACCATCTCTATGTCGAAACTGCATTCCACATCTATCACACAATAAACATTTTTCACCAGTATGGATTTGCATATGACGATTGAGAGTCTCTGTACTACACAAACTTAAGCCGCATATGTAGCATAAGTATTGATTAGCTTTATTGTGTCTTTGCTTATGTTTCGACAATGATCTGCGATGGGGGTACGTCTTTTTGCAGATATCACATTCAAAGCTATCTTTTGTCCCATTTTGAGTGTCAAAGCAACAATCAAGATGATACTTGTTTTTGAGTTGTGAACAATAAAACTGACATTGCTGAATTTCTATTCTGTCATGAGCTTTCATATGGTTTAGCAACAAAAGGCGAAGAGAAAAAGATTCATTGCAAATTCTACAAATGTAGCTGTTTTCTGGTGACTGCTTAGtaggtatttttttaaacaatgtgTTTACGGGTGACTGTTCCTTGGAATAATCAATAAATTTCCACTTTCGAAATTTTAGTCTTTTATCAATACTGTAATTTTTCCTACTGTCAGGACAAATCTGGTCCTTTGAAGGTCCTTTTCTTTGAAGGATTTCGGTGTCAAATTCCTCAGAGGACACAGCATCATAAGCTTCTGGTCTGTATGTATCTTgttctagaaaaaaaagcaacaaactaTTCATAAAACAAGAATACGATATTAaactaaacaataaaataatttttcaagcctCTTCAGtaaaatataacatttttatttattacttcaattcttttccctattttctgaagtaataataatttcaTGATCAGAATATTGTTTTACCTCCAACTGTAACACATAATCTTTAAGGCAATCTTTCACCGAAGATTTTGTGCTTCAAATCATTTTGCAACAGAGTAACAGAGTTCAACTTCTGATCATATGccgctcttactagtctatcttcaatactcttagttaacttcaaccagaatctaagcattaaaatatacctgcataactttaaagaaaacaggcccataatCACCTtccagaatctgtgaatgagttgtctgacgtagaccaaacactcttttatagtcctggagctgaagggactccagttgctgcaccatttctccaccccatatctctgctccatattctatcacgggtaaaatttttgtgttaattattcttttatgcatttttaggtttttaatccccattatcgtcgggtttctaaagATTGCTGACATGGCCActctacctctcttaattatttcatcaacatgactcttTAGGCTTCCATTTTCTGATAGGATAAagtctaaatattttattcttttacttataattagttccttattattaaatttaaatgtatatttttcatcgtttCCAAtactcctttttttaaaaaaaataacaacttcgctcttttcagtattcagccttaattttttttttttatctgcaaatattcttctatgagattcaaaagtTCTATGAGATTTAAAAAGTGAGATTCAATAGATCTTGCTGTTTATTAGctaccaaagcaatatcatctgcaaataataagagagatagttttttagtccctaggctaacttctggagcccatctattctctagaaagtTAACACCATCATCAATAGAAATATTgaacaacttaggtgaaagggtaCTGCCCTGTTTCactccccgcttaatatcaaaaagcttcaaaaacctattaccaacttatatgattccactcacacaagATAACAAgctcactatcaatctaacaaatgaatggggaaggccaatatttagcatggTATTATTCAATAGCTCTCTGTCGGCACTATCGaaagccttatggagatccagaaatcccacataGACAAGTTTttccctttccatatttatctattaatgcctttaaaataaacacactatctgtcccacaccctgtcctgaaacctccttgttcctcatgcattaaattattttttttaaccaattggaaagcctggtatctaatattttctccaaaaccttacttaaagcagggacaagcGCAATTAAACATGCCGGTATGCGTACGAATGAAATATTTCAATCTACACGAAAATACGAGtcgaaagggggggggggtcactaTTAACCACCAGTACCAGCGAGTACCCAAAATATCCACGGAAATAAAGGGAGAATAGACAGCCATCTCACCCCTGCAGCACCCTTATTCAGGCTTAGTCAAAATCAAGATGAGATATTACCTGGGAGGTTAAAAATCAAACTATAGCCCCCCCCCATACACACCCTTTTTATGTCTTTATGAAGGCTCATGAAGAGTTAGACGCTTTGGGCATTGAAATGCGCTCTTTTAGGCAGGTAAAATATCCCCCATACAAACATAATGATCCATGGTCTTTCCTTTATGATACATATTGCAAATTATACATAAATGAACATAACTTCATGAGAGATCAAATCAATTACCTTAGTTAAATGAAGCATTAAGAAAAATATCGATGtttatcatttttcttctttgaaaagcGTGACTTTTTAGGAAAGAATGTGCCGCCATGCGGCATTACTTCATCTACAACTGGAaagtttaatatacattttttatgtATTCAAAAATCGATTGGCGAACTCAGAATAGTCAATCGATGACAATTTGGCTCTTTTTAGGCAAAATTCGAGTTTGGTGTGAAAAAATACCGGTTTATCTCTGTTTGGTCACTGTAAAAGAACAATATAATTTTCGATTTCCATTCGATTTaaccctctcctgatcttctaggaccgtTAGCTTGACACGACCCCCAagtgaaaaacaacaacaagaaacACACATAATAGGAATCTAcatcttatgaaaaaaaaaatcgacattctacatttttgacagaggagattgaaacttctacagtaagtttctctgatatgctgaatctcatggtgtgattttcattaagactttaTTCTCTTTTAGGGGGCATTAccaacttttcaaaaatcattaaaaattagtaaggctcttagcttttgatgggttacattaaaattaatgaattttatttatttggcatcagtatgaaaaaactttttttctatgttaCCAAAATGCCATTTTTCGGAGTTATGGTTAGAATTAGCCCAAGATGATCCTTCCTTACAGCTACGACCTAATTGATAATATATTAATAGGAACGGTCTTTTTTTCACCTGGAATACCTAAATAACGATCAAGAGGATGTTTGTTcttgagttttttaaataaaacgtaaaaaaaaggaTGAAGCAGTAGACCATTAAGGTCCGAACCGGCGGTGCAGATATCcatctcaaggcccttcagccaggaagtgcaatggggggatgagggccagccatcctgtgctttcacacacccttcccgtttacctttcccagatttctcccggtacccatttagagctgggtcgacccTGGTTGAGTTGTACAGAGTCACGCCCCTGTGATATTTCGAGTCACTTTTtgcaataattgaaaaaagttttcggCATGGTATTGTTCTACAGTTCTACTGTTTAATATCTCAATGTAAAACGATAATGTTACTAATATTCAGTAAACTAAGACCGGACTTTATCCATTTAtcgaattttgtttttaaaattggtTTTGTACCTTCATAGGACAAAACATTGAAAACAATGgtaaaatatgcaaaaatgtggacgttttccattttttgagcAAATTTCGAACCCTGTCTaagcaaagataaaaaacatttcaattctggcaaaaaaaagatGGTCCAAATCTAAGAAATTCTAATCTAAGAAAACGGTGTAAATATCTTCTGCTTTAGAAGAATGTAACAGTTCTGTCACAAAGTCTTATCACAAAATGGTATGTTTCAGAGATTCCTAATACCTCAAAAAAGCCTTTTCTGTGCTTTCATTACCCACtaatttatgttaaaataaaGCATTTGCTCGGCTTGGGCCGTTGTCTCGTCAAACAAATTTCGTCAAGTATGCCATGAACGttcaattttttgaaagttagtaagaaTGAAGAGGTGAAGCATTTATATTTATCAAGATATTTGTCAACATAAAAAGTAATTCTGTCCAATAGCTGCCCTTAGCTGATAAGAAACACTAGTTTCCCAATAAGCGACCAATACGCTAAGTCATGATGTAGACGAGTTGCATAAGCATTATTTTGGAGATACACTGGTTCAAGATTTAATGCAACAAGTCTGTCAACTATTTCGTAGCATTGATTCTGAGTTTATAAACTTATTAATGAAGTTAAACTAGTCTTGTGATTGGTTATCACAGTCATACATGACTTTTAAATGCAGCAATCACATTTAGCTACTGAATttctcattttcctaatctcCTAGCGTCAGCagcttttctttttacttagcGTCACTTTTGAATACGTTTTTGATATGTAGGAAGTAAATTATGAAGATCTAAACAAAACAGGCATCCAAAGCCAAGTTTTATGAAGCAGGATCAAAAATCTTGGAGGGAAGACCAAGAAGAGAAGTGCCCCAAAGAAATTAAGCTTATTTTCAGCCCCCAGTTTCATACTATTTTGAGGGAAAGATTTCATGTAGCAAAAGAAAAGACATCCGCACCACTCCACTTTgctcaaatatataaaaattaattccatACCTTCGTCACACATATCCTCTTCATCAGAATCAGAAGATTCATAGTAGACGGCATTATTCTTCCTTCGTCTGAGAACCAGTTTTTCCTGATCAGCGTGTGTTGAGTTGGTTATCAAAAGAGGTGTTTTTTCGTTCTGTAATTCAGACTGTTGAAAAATGTCTACTGGCTTTTGGTTGCTCAGGATTAGCTGATTGGAGTCAAGTGATTGTTCTGCAATGTCCATAGCTACAGATGCAGAGGGTACGTTGATATTCTGTATCTTTATAGATGTTAGTTTATCAGCTTCGATATCTGTAATCATAAAAGATATATAAGtagtttaaaatattcaaatttacttatttttcaatgt of Artemia franciscana chromosome 3, ASM3288406v1, whole genome shotgun sequence contains these proteins:
- the LOC136024897 gene encoding zinc finger protein 426-like isoform X4; this encodes MLYTPWPAMTDHTPYFKMEFNATGLQLGAVPDHSVKKRPAFDDLEEKDPLSTEDHFNQDVENETLSQEPQSSGTALMPDFRIELDAALCHPEALFKQPIAIRHIVDGVEELKPLSNKKLESQDNNTLPFSRRLQSNSVGSNIDSIGTSGVEQREAPSDLFATDMPKIYGLENKKKLSNEDAVGEDTKDSLFSYRCPSSLTDHVSNIKTEFDVVLHHPGALSKSFVTSAPIVDGLENKDIFSNEAAVDQYAKNLSSYGCPSSFTDCKSNFKSLIDVAVRPTKTSFEPSAVTTPIVDDIEADKLTSIKIQNINVPSASVAMDIAEQSLDSNQLILSNQKPVDIFQQSELQNEKTPLLITNSTHADQEKLVLRRRKNNAVYYESSDSDEEDMCDEEQDTYRPEAYDAVSSEEFDTEILQRKGPSKDQICPDSRKNYSIDKRLKFRKWKFIDYSKEQSPVNTLFKKIPTKQSPENSYICRICNESFSLRLLLLNHMKAHDRIEIQQCQFYCSQLKNKYHLDCCFDTQNGTKDSFECDICKKTYPHRRSLSKHKQRHNKANQYLCYICGLSLCSTETLNRHMQIHTGEKCLLCDRCGMQFRHRDGLNYHMKVHLRKENKQIPEKLFECKICNKKLESRSGYATHVKKHIQKGTHECEICRRNFFTRIRLTEHMRTHTGEKPFECQTCGNTFAQFAGLYNHMKSHSNEKPHRCKFCDKEFKTKKSLSDHLNTHTGARPYKCKQCDKGFGSDKGLRTHKKIHKGKSFREKKYSCNICSEVFAVSAYRDLHVALHANPNPFSCEFCSKSFNYKKNMVAHVQRLHPDRNPFKCKLCGKTYDSIRKICVHISSRACYKKEKSPKKVKNQSKFIEGDGNINVEKIVNMFVCNICDDEFLSVEDILGHFNSSHKHSK
- the LOC136024897 gene encoding zinc finger protein 426-like isoform X3, whose translation is MDLEDKDPLLNEDVEDLIMLYTPWPAMTDHTPYFKMEFNATGLQLGAVPDHSVKKRPAFDDLEEKDPLSTEDHFNQDVENETLSQEPQSSGTALMPDFRIELDAALCHPEALFKQPIAIRHIVDGVEELKPLSNKKLESQDNNTLPFSRRLQSNSVGSNIDSIGTSGVEQREAPSDLFATDMPKIYGLENKKKLSNEDAVGEDTKDSLFSYRCPSSLTDHVSNIKTEFDVVLHHPGALSKSFVTSAPIVDGLENKDIFSNEAAVDQYAKNLSSYGCPSSFTDCKSNFKSLIDVAVRPTKTSFEPSAVTTPIVDDIEADKLTSIKIQNINVPSASVAMDIAEQSLDSNQLILSNQKPVDIFQQSELQNEKTPLLITNSTHADQEKLVLRRRKNNAVYYESSDSDEEDMCDEEQDTYRPEAYDAVSSEEFDTEILQRKGPSKDQICPDSRKNYSIDKRLKFRKWKFIDYSKEQSPVNTLFKKIPTKQSPENSYICRICNESFSLRLLLLNHMKAHDRIEIQQCQFYCSQLKNKYHLDCCFDTQNGTKDSFECDICKKTYPHRRSLSKHKQRHNKANQYLCYICGLSLCSTETLNRHMQIHTGEKCLLCDRCGMQFRHRDGLNYHMKVHLRKENKQIPEKLFECKICNKKLESRSGYATHVKKHIQKGTHECEICRRNFFTRIRLTEHMRTHTGEKPFECQTCGNTFAQFAGLYNHMKSHSNEKPHRCKFCDKEFKTKKSLSDHLNTHTGARPYKCKQCDKGFGSDKGLRTHKKIHKGKSFREKKYSCNICSEVFAVSAYRDLHVALHANPNPFSCEFCSKSFNYKKNMVAHVQRLHPDRNPFKCKLCGKTYDSIRKICVHISSRACYKKEKSPKKVKNQSKFIEGDGNINVEKIVNMFVCNICDDEFLSVEDILGHFNSSHKHSK
- the LOC136024897 gene encoding zinc finger protein 93-like isoform X7 is translated as MLYTPWPAMTDHTPYFKMEFNATGLQLGAVPDHSVKKRPAFDDLEEKDPLSTEDHFNQDVENETLSQEPQSSGTALMPDFRIELDAALCHPEALFKQPIAIRHIVDGVEELKPLSNKKLESQDNNTLPFSRRLQSNSVGSNIDSIGTSGVEQREAPSDLFATDMPKIYGLENKKKLSNEDAVGEDTKDSLFSYRCPSSLTDHVSNIKTEFDVVLHHPGALSKSFVTSAPIVDDIEADKLTSIKIQNINVPSASVAMDIAEQSLDSNQLILSNQKPVDIFQQSELQNEKTPLLITNSTHADQEKLVLRRRKNNAVYYESSDSDEEDMCDEEQDTYRPEAYDAVSSEEFDTEILQRKGPSKDQICPDSRKNYSIDKRLKFRKWKFIDYSKEQSPVNTLFKKIPTKQSPENSYICRICNESFSLRLLLLNHMKAHDRIEIQQCQFYCSQLKNKYHLDCCFDTQNGTKDSFECDICKKTYPHRRSLSKHKQRHNKANQYLCYICGLSLCSTETLNRHMQIHTGEKCLLCDRCGMQFRHRDGLNYHMKVHLRKENKQIPEKLFECKICNKKLESRSGYATHVKKHIQKGTHECEICRRNFFTRIRLTEHMRTHTGEKPFECQTCGNTFAQFAGLYNHMKSHSNEKPHRCKFCDKEFKTKKSLSDHLNTHTGARPYKCKQCDKGFGSDKGLRTHKKIHKGKSFREKKYSCNICSEVFAVSAYRDLHVALHANPNPFSCEFCSKSFNYKKNMVAHVQRLHPDRNPFKCKLCGKTYDSIRKICVHISSRACYKKEKSPKKVKNQSKFIEGDGNINVEKIVNMFVCNICDDEFLSVEDILGHFNSSHKHSK
- the LOC136024897 gene encoding zinc finger protein 426-like isoform X5, whose product is MQRIRLELTDLEDKDPLLNEDVEDLIMLYTPWPAMTDHTPYFKMEFNATGLQLGAVPDHSVKKRPAFDDLEEKDPLSTEDHFNQDVENETLSQEPQSSGTALMPDFRIELDAALCHPEALFKQPIAIRHIVDGLENKKKLSNEDAVGEDTKDSLFSYRCPSSLTDHVSNIKTEFDVVLHHPGALSKSFVTSAPIVDGLENKDIFSNEAAVDQYAKNLSSYGCPSSFTDCKSNFKSLIDVAVRPTKTSFEPSAVTTPIVDDIEADKLTSIKIQNINVPSASVAMDIAEQSLDSNQLILSNQKPVDIFQQSELQNEKTPLLITNSTHADQEKLVLRRRKNNAVYYESSDSDEEDMCDEEQDTYRPEAYDAVSSEEFDTEILQRKGPSKDQICPDSRKNYSIDKRLKFRKWKFIDYSKEQSPVNTLFKKIPTKQSPENSYICRICNESFSLRLLLLNHMKAHDRIEIQQCQFYCSQLKNKYHLDCCFDTQNGTKDSFECDICKKTYPHRRSLSKHKQRHNKANQYLCYICGLSLCSTETLNRHMQIHTGEKCLLCDRCGMQFRHRDGLNYHMKVHLRKENKQIPEKLFECKICNKKLESRSGYATHVKKHIQKGTHECEICRRNFFTRIRLTEHMRTHTGEKPFECQTCGNTFAQFAGLYNHMKSHSNEKPHRCKFCDKEFKTKKSLSDHLNTHTGARPYKCKQCDKGFGSDKGLRTHKKIHKGKSFREKKYSCNICSEVFAVSAYRDLHVALHANPNPFSCEFCSKSFNYKKNMVAHVQRLHPDRNPFKCKLCGKTYDSIRKICVHISSRACYKKEKSPKKVKNQSKFIEGDGNINVEKIVNMFVCNICDDEFLSVEDILGHFNSSHKHSK
- the LOC136024897 gene encoding zinc finger protein 426-like isoform X2; the encoded protein is MQRIRLELTDLEDKDPLLNEDVEDLIMLYTPWPAMTDHTPYFKMEFNATGLQLGAVPDHSVKKRPAFDDLEEKDPLSTEDHFNQDVENETLSQEPQSSGTALMPDFRIELDAALCHPEALFKQPIAIRHIVDEELKPLSNKKLESQDNNTLPFSRRLQSNSVGSNIDSIGTSGVEQREAPSDLFATDMPKIYGLENKKKLSNEDAVGEDTKDSLFSYRCPSSLTDHVSNIKTEFDVVLHHPGALSKSFVTSAPIVDGLENKDIFSNEAAVDQYAKNLSSYGCPSSFTDCKSNFKSLIDVAVRPTKTSFEPSAVTTPIVDDIEADKLTSIKIQNINVPSASVAMDIAEQSLDSNQLILSNQKPVDIFQQSELQNEKTPLLITNSTHADQEKLVLRRRKNNAVYYESSDSDEEDMCDEEQDTYRPEAYDAVSSEEFDTEILQRKGPSKDQICPDSRKNYSIDKRLKFRKWKFIDYSKEQSPVNTLFKKIPTKQSPENSYICRICNESFSLRLLLLNHMKAHDRIEIQQCQFYCSQLKNKYHLDCCFDTQNGTKDSFECDICKKTYPHRRSLSKHKQRHNKANQYLCYICGLSLCSTETLNRHMQIHTGEKCLLCDRCGMQFRHRDGLNYHMKVHLRKENKQIPEKLFECKICNKKLESRSGYATHVKKHIQKGTHECEICRRNFFTRIRLTEHMRTHTGEKPFECQTCGNTFAQFAGLYNHMKSHSNEKPHRCKFCDKEFKTKKSLSDHLNTHTGARPYKCKQCDKGFGSDKGLRTHKKIHKGKSFREKKYSCNICSEVFAVSAYRDLHVALHANPNPFSCEFCSKSFNYKKNMVAHVQRLHPDRNPFKCKLCGKTYDSIRKICVHISSRACYKKEKSPKKVKNQSKFIEGDGNINVEKIVNMFVCNICDDEFLSVEDILGHFNSSHKHSK
- the LOC136024897 gene encoding zinc finger protein 37-like isoform X6, which gives rise to MQRIRLELTDLEDKDPLLNEDVEDLIMLYTPWPAMTDHTPYFKMEFNATGLQLGAVPDHSVKKRPAFDDLEEKDPLSTEDHFNQDVENETLSQEPQSSGTALMPDFRIELDAALCHPEALFKQPIAIRHIVDGVEELKPLSNKKLESQDNNTLPFSRRLQSNSVGSNIDSIGTSGVEQREAPSDLFATDMPKIYGLENKKKLSNEDAVGEDTKDSLFSYRCPSSLTDHVSNIKTEFDVVLHHPGALSKSFVTSAPIVDDIEADKLTSIKIQNINVPSASVAMDIAEQSLDSNQLILSNQKPVDIFQQSELQNEKTPLLITNSTHADQEKLVLRRRKNNAVYYESSDSDEEDMCDEEQDTYRPEAYDAVSSEEFDTEILQRKGPSKDQICPDSRKNYSIDKRLKFRKWKFIDYSKEQSPVNTLFKKIPTKQSPENSYICRICNESFSLRLLLLNHMKAHDRIEIQQCQFYCSQLKNKYHLDCCFDTQNGTKDSFECDICKKTYPHRRSLSKHKQRHNKANQYLCYICGLSLCSTETLNRHMQIHTGEKCLLCDRCGMQFRHRDGLNYHMKVHLRKENKQIPEKLFECKICNKKLESRSGYATHVKKHIQKGTHECEICRRNFFTRIRLTEHMRTHTGEKPFECQTCGNTFAQFAGLYNHMKSHSNEKPHRCKFCDKEFKTKKSLSDHLNTHTGARPYKCKQCDKGFGSDKGLRTHKKIHKGKSFREKKYSCNICSEVFAVSAYRDLHVALHANPNPFSCEFCSKSFNYKKNMVAHVQRLHPDRNPFKCKLCGKTYDSIRKICVHISSRACYKKEKSPKKVKNQSKFIEGDGNINVEKIVNMFVCNICDDEFLSVEDILGHFNSSHKHSK
- the LOC136024897 gene encoding zinc finger protein 426-like isoform X1, which produces MQRIRLELTDLEDKDPLLNEDVEDLIMLYTPWPAMTDHTPYFKMEFNATGLQLGAVPDHSVKKRPAFDDLEEKDPLSTEDHFNQDVENETLSQEPQSSGTALMPDFRIELDAALCHPEALFKQPIAIRHIVDGVEELKPLSNKKLESQDNNTLPFSRRLQSNSVGSNIDSIGTSGVEQREAPSDLFATDMPKIYGLENKKKLSNEDAVGEDTKDSLFSYRCPSSLTDHVSNIKTEFDVVLHHPGALSKSFVTSAPIVDGLENKDIFSNEAAVDQYAKNLSSYGCPSSFTDCKSNFKSLIDVAVRPTKTSFEPSAVTTPIVDDIEADKLTSIKIQNINVPSASVAMDIAEQSLDSNQLILSNQKPVDIFQQSELQNEKTPLLITNSTHADQEKLVLRRRKNNAVYYESSDSDEEDMCDEEQDTYRPEAYDAVSSEEFDTEILQRKGPSKDQICPDSRKNYSIDKRLKFRKWKFIDYSKEQSPVNTLFKKIPTKQSPENSYICRICNESFSLRLLLLNHMKAHDRIEIQQCQFYCSQLKNKYHLDCCFDTQNGTKDSFECDICKKTYPHRRSLSKHKQRHNKANQYLCYICGLSLCSTETLNRHMQIHTGEKCLLCDRCGMQFRHRDGLNYHMKVHLRKENKQIPEKLFECKICNKKLESRSGYATHVKKHIQKGTHECEICRRNFFTRIRLTEHMRTHTGEKPFECQTCGNTFAQFAGLYNHMKSHSNEKPHRCKFCDKEFKTKKSLSDHLNTHTGARPYKCKQCDKGFGSDKGLRTHKKIHKGKSFREKKYSCNICSEVFAVSAYRDLHVALHANPNPFSCEFCSKSFNYKKNMVAHVQRLHPDRNPFKCKLCGKTYDSIRKICVHISSRACYKKEKSPKKVKNQSKFIEGDGNINVEKIVNMFVCNICDDEFLSVEDILGHFNSSHKHSK
- the LOC136024897 gene encoding zinc finger protein 426-like isoform X8 yields the protein MPKIYGLENKKKLSNEDAVGEDTKDSLFSYRCPSSLTDHVSNIKTEFDVVLHHPGALSKSFVTSAPIVDGLENKDIFSNEAAVDQYAKNLSSYGCPSSFTDCKSNFKSLIDVAVRPTKTSFEPSAVTTPIVDDIEADKLTSIKIQNINVPSASVAMDIAEQSLDSNQLILSNQKPVDIFQQSELQNEKTPLLITNSTHADQEKLVLRRRKNNAVYYESSDSDEEDMCDEEQDTYRPEAYDAVSSEEFDTEILQRKGPSKDQICPDSRKNYSIDKRLKFRKWKFIDYSKEQSPVNTLFKKIPTKQSPENSYICRICNESFSLRLLLLNHMKAHDRIEIQQCQFYCSQLKNKYHLDCCFDTQNGTKDSFECDICKKTYPHRRSLSKHKQRHNKANQYLCYICGLSLCSTETLNRHMQIHTGEKCLLCDRCGMQFRHRDGLNYHMKVHLRKENKQIPEKLFECKICNKKLESRSGYATHVKKHIQKGTHECEICRRNFFTRIRLTEHMRTHTGEKPFECQTCGNTFAQFAGLYNHMKSHSNEKPHRCKFCDKEFKTKKSLSDHLNTHTGARPYKCKQCDKGFGSDKGLRTHKKIHKGKSFREKKYSCNICSEVFAVSAYRDLHVALHANPNPFSCEFCSKSFNYKKNMVAHVQRLHPDRNPFKCKLCGKTYDSIRKICVHISSRACYKKEKSPKKVKNQSKFIEGDGNINVEKIVNMFVCNICDDEFLSVEDILGHFNSSHKHSK